One window of Brachybacterium ginsengisoli genomic DNA carries:
- a CDS encoding phosphoketolase family protein — MTSPWPLSSPEAPDEAELRAIDAWWRAANYLSVGQIYLKDNPLLRRPLEREDVKPRLLGHWGTTPGLTFLYAHANRAIRERALRAMYITGPGHGGPGLVASTYLEGTYSEVYPAVSEDEAGLKRLFTQFSFPGGIPSHVAPETPGSIHEGGELGYALSHAYGAMFDSPDQIAFTVIGDGEAETGPLATSWHSNKFANPQQDGVVLPILHLNGYKIANPTVLARIGQEELDALLRGYGHTPLFFTGGFDDEDPLEIHRRFAQVLDEALDQIAEIKRGAAEDAAAGRETERPAWPMIVLRTPKGWTGPETIDGQQTEGSWRSHQVPLSSARDTDEHLADLETWLRSYRAEELFDEEGRLHEDIAATAPGGELRMSANPSTNGGSVLEPLRLPDFRDYAVDVPGPGGSVDEPTKQLGTWLRDVVRDNPSTFRIFGPDETASNRLQAVYETTAKQWNADFEEHDRSENLARAGRVMEMLSEHQCQGWLEGYLLTGRHGLFSSYEAFIHIVDSMVNQHAKWLKVTGELEWRRPIASLNYLLSSHVWRQDHNGFSHQDPGFIDHMVNKKAEIVRVYLPPDANTLLSTVDHCLRSKQYVNVVVAGKQPNPNWLDMDEAILHCTRGLGIWEWAGSEQPGTEPEVVLACAGDIPTVEVLAAAQILREEIPDLRVRVVNVVDLMRLQEDTEHPHGLSRQAFDGYFGTDVPVVFAYHGYPWLIHRLAYRHDRGSRLHVRGYKEEGTTTTPFDMLMLNDMDRYHLVMDVIDRVEGLGTRYAGLRQRMVDTRLRSRAHAYEHGEDAPEITQWQWGDGGDAPAGSLEDTGGDND; from the coding sequence ATGACCTCACCCTGGCCGCTCTCCTCCCCCGAGGCCCCCGACGAGGCCGAGCTCCGGGCGATCGATGCCTGGTGGCGCGCCGCGAACTACCTCTCCGTGGGGCAGATCTACCTCAAGGACAACCCGCTGCTGCGCCGGCCGCTGGAGCGCGAGGACGTCAAGCCGCGTCTGCTCGGCCACTGGGGCACCACCCCAGGGCTGACCTTCCTGTACGCCCACGCCAATCGGGCGATCCGCGAGCGGGCGCTGAGGGCCATGTACATCACCGGCCCGGGGCACGGCGGCCCGGGCCTGGTCGCCTCCACCTATCTCGAGGGCACGTACTCGGAGGTGTACCCCGCGGTGAGCGAGGACGAGGCGGGGCTGAAGCGGCTGTTCACCCAGTTCTCCTTCCCCGGCGGGATCCCCTCCCACGTGGCACCGGAGACCCCGGGCTCCATCCACGAGGGCGGGGAGCTCGGCTACGCCCTCTCCCACGCCTACGGTGCCATGTTCGACAGCCCCGACCAGATCGCCTTCACGGTGATCGGCGACGGTGAGGCGGAGACCGGGCCGCTGGCCACCTCGTGGCACTCCAACAAGTTCGCCAATCCTCAGCAGGACGGCGTGGTGCTCCCGATCCTGCACCTGAACGGCTACAAGATCGCCAACCCCACCGTGCTCGCGCGCATCGGGCAGGAAGAGCTCGATGCTCTCCTGCGCGGATACGGCCACACCCCGCTGTTCTTCACCGGCGGGTTCGACGACGAGGACCCGCTGGAGATCCACCGCCGCTTCGCCCAGGTGCTGGACGAGGCGCTGGACCAGATCGCGGAGATCAAACGGGGCGCCGCGGAGGACGCCGCCGCGGGACGCGAGACCGAGCGCCCCGCCTGGCCGATGATCGTGCTGCGCACCCCGAAGGGCTGGACCGGACCGGAGACGATCGACGGCCAGCAGACCGAGGGCTCCTGGCGCTCCCATCAGGTGCCGCTGTCCAGCGCCCGGGACACCGACGAGCATCTCGCGGACCTCGAGACCTGGTTGCGCTCGTACCGCGCGGAGGAGCTGTTCGACGAGGAGGGCAGGCTCCACGAGGACATCGCCGCCACCGCTCCGGGCGGTGAGCTGCGGATGTCCGCGAACCCCTCGACCAACGGCGGCTCCGTGCTCGAACCGCTGCGCCTGCCGGACTTCCGCGACTACGCCGTGGACGTCCCCGGCCCGGGCGGCAGCGTCGACGAGCCCACGAAGCAGCTGGGCACCTGGCTGCGCGACGTCGTGCGGGACAACCCGAGCACCTTCCGGATCTTCGGTCCCGACGAGACCGCCTCGAACCGCCTGCAGGCGGTCTACGAGACCACCGCCAAGCAGTGGAACGCCGACTTCGAGGAGCACGACCGCAGCGAGAACCTGGCCCGCGCCGGGCGGGTGATGGAGATGCTCTCCGAGCACCAGTGCCAGGGCTGGCTCGAGGGGTACCTGCTCACCGGGCGGCATGGCCTGTTCTCCTCCTACGAGGCGTTCATCCACATCGTCGACTCGATGGTCAACCAGCACGCGAAGTGGCTGAAGGTGACGGGTGAGCTCGAGTGGCGCCGACCGATCGCCTCGCTGAACTACCTGCTGAGCTCGCACGTGTGGCGGCAGGACCACAACGGCTTCTCGCACCAGGACCCGGGCTTCATCGATCACATGGTCAACAAGAAGGCGGAGATCGTGCGGGTCTACCTCCCGCCGGATGCGAACACGCTGCTGTCCACGGTCGATCACTGCCTGCGCTCGAAGCAGTACGTGAACGTGGTGGTCGCGGGCAAGCAGCCGAACCCGAACTGGCTGGACATGGACGAGGCGATCCTCCACTGCACCCGAGGGCTCGGCATCTGGGAGTGGGCGGGGTCCGAGCAGCCCGGCACGGAGCCGGAGGTGGTCCTCGCGTGCGCGGGAGACATCCCGACCGTCGAGGTGCTCGCGGCGGCGCAGATCCTGCGCGAGGAGATCCCGGACCTGCGCGTGCGGGTGGTGAACGTGGTGGACCTGATGCGCCTGCAGGAGGACACCGAGCATCCGCACGGCCTCTCCCGTCAGGCCTTCGACGGGTACTTCGGGACCGACGTGCCGGTGGTCTTCGCCTACCACGGCTACCCGTGGCTGATCCATCGCCTGGCCTACCGCCACGACCGCGGCTCGCGCCTGCACGTGCGCGGCTACAAGGAGGAGGGCACCACCACCACGCCCTTCGACATGCTGATGCTCAACGACATGGACCGCTACCACCTGGTGATGGATGTGATCGACCGGGTCGAGGGGCTCGGCACGCGGTACGCGGGCCTGCGCCAGCGCATGGTCGACACCCGACTGCGCAGCCGGGCCCATGCCTATGAGCACGGCGAGGACGCGCCCGAGATCACGCAGTGGCAGTGGGGGGACGGCGGCGACGCCCCGGCCGGCTCTCTGGAGGACACCGGCGGCGACAACGACTGA